The following coding sequences are from one Eucalyptus grandis isolate ANBG69807.140 chromosome 11, ASM1654582v1, whole genome shotgun sequence window:
- the LOC120289482 gene encoding transcription termination factor MTEF1, chloroplastic, with translation SPPRRLSTHQEPSASPPPPPSPPNPPPPPPPPPPPPSPSLPNPQDHRSPFLPPPPPPPPTQLPSHAEFEEKMLFLDSFGIDFFSLVGRHPAVAAAPLPDLKSTVHFLSSMGFTAVDLRRIVGMCPEVLTSRVSDVLPVLTFLLREAKVNGSDLRRVVNRRPRLLVCSVKHRLRPTLYFLQSIGIAEVNKYTSLLSCSVEDKFVPRIEYFKNVGFSHRDAIVMFRRFPQLFCYSIKENLEPKFNYFVVEMGRDLKELKEFPHYFSFSLENRIKPRHQCCVEKGVCFPLPVLLKTSEEQFQKRLDICCNSSLPLSSSPLWCTNCEA, from the coding sequence TCTCCCCCTCGCCGTCTCTCCACCCACCAAGAACCctccgcctccccgccgccgccgccgtctcctccaaatcctcctcctccgccgccgccgccgccgccgccaccatctccctccctcccaaaCCCCCAAGACCACCGTAGTCCATTCCTCCccccccctcctccccctcctcctacCCAACTCCCCTCCCACGCCGAATTCGAGGAGAAGATGCTCTTCCTCGACTCCTTCGGCATCGACTTCTTCTCCCTCGTCGGCCGCcaccccgccgtcgccgccgccccccTCCCCGACCTCAAGTCCACCGTCCACTTCCTCTCCTCCATGGGCTTCACCGCCGTCGACCTCCGCCGCATCGTGGGCATGTGCCCCGAGGTCCTCACCTCCCGGGTCTCCGACGTCCTCCCCGTCCTCACCTTCCTCCTCCGCGAGGCGAAGGTGAACGGCTCCGACCTCCGGAGGGTCGTCAACCGGCGGCCCCGGCTGCTCGTCTGCAGCGTCAAGCACCGGCTCCGTCCCACCCTCTATTTCCTCCAGAGCATTGGCATCGCCGAGGTAAACAAGTATACTTCTCTCCTCTCCTGTAGCGTCGAGGATAAGTTTGTCCCTCGGATCGAGTACTTCAAGAATGTCGGGTTCTCGCATCGGGACGCGATCGTGATGTTCAGGCGGTTCCCGCAGTTGTTCTGTTACAGTATAAAGGAGAATTTGGAGCCTAAGTTCAATTACTTCGTGGTGGAGATGGGCAGGGACTTGAAGGAGTTGAAGGAGTTCCCGCATTATTTCTCGTTTAGCTTAGAGAATAGGATCAAACCTAGGCACCAATGCTGTGTCGAGAAGGGGGTTTGTTTCCCTCTCCCAGTATTGTTAAAGACCAGCGAAGAACAGTTTCAAAAAAGACTGGACATTTGTTGTAACTCATCGTTGCCCCTGTCCTCATCTCCCTTGTGGTGTACAAATTGTGAAGCTTAA
- the LOC104426067 gene encoding putative HVA22-like protein g produces the protein MMEDFITRSLLMILGYAYPAFQCFKTMEKSRAHSDELRFWCQYWIIMAILTILERIADAVISWVPMYGELKLAFIIYLWYPKTKGSGYIYERLLRPFVTDHETDFETRLTQWRDKAWDLAFFYYQNCSELGKQSFFQVLEYMAGQSSKKTQSITKKSKKNPLPPPNETPTFYKPGKTKRHEY, from the exons atgatggaagaTTTCATCACGCGATCCCTCCT GATGATCCTGGGGTACGCTTACCCAGCATTTCAGTGCTTCAAGACGATGGAGAAAAGCAGAGCCCACAGCGACGAACTCCGCTTCTGGTGTCAATACTG GATAATTATGGCAATCCTGACGATATTGGAGAGAATTGCGGATGCGGTAATCTCCTG GGTGCCGATGTATGGCGAGCTCAAGCTGGCGTTTATCATCTACTTGTGGTATCCGAAAACTAAG GGAAGTGGCTACATCTACGAAAGGCTGCTGCGCCCATTCGTGACGGACCATGAGACGGACTTTGAGACGAGGTTGACACAGTGGCGAGACAAAGCCTGGGATTTGGCCTTCTTCTATTATCAGAACTGCTCGGAATTGGGTAAGCAGTCATTCTTCCAAGTCCTCGAGTACATGGCTGGTCAGTCTAGCAAGAAGACACAATCCATCACCAAg AAGAGCAAGAAGAATCCACTCCCACCACCAAACGAAACCCCCACTTTCTACAAACCAGGGAAGACCAAGAGGCATGAGTACTAG